From Triticum urartu cultivar G1812 chromosome 2, Tu2.1, whole genome shotgun sequence, a single genomic window includes:
- the LOC125541148 gene encoding peroxidase 2-like, producing the protein MGRVAIWIACVLLLAATCQGKGAPGHRVRVGYYNRKCRAAESIVRDVVGKAVSRNPGLGAGIIRMAFHDCFVQGCDASVLLDATPANPRPEKLGPPNFPSLRGFEVIDAAKAVLERVCPRVVSCADIIAFAARDAAFFLSSSLIDYKMPAGRFDGRVSLETEALQFLPPPFFNLTQLVDSFKAKNMDEDDLVVLSGAHTIGVSHCSSFTDRLPPNPSDMNPGLTRLLRSKCPVSPNFTNDPTVVQDIVTPNRMDNMYYTNLLKRNVLFISDAALLTSGKTATKVMENAFNPGSWEKKFAKAMVKMAAIELKTAANGEIRRNCRIVNK; encoded by the exons ATGGGTAGGGTTGCGATCTGGATCGCGTGCGTGCTGCTCCTGGCGGCGACATGCCAGGGCAAGGGGGCTCCGGGGCATAGGGTGAGGGTCGGCTACTACAACCGGAAGTGCCGCGCGGCGGAGAGCATCGTCAGGGACGTCGTCGGCAAGGCCGTCTCCCGGAACCCCGGCCTCGGCGCCGGCATCATCCGCATGGCCTTCCACGACTGCTTCGTCCAG GGCTGTGACGCGTCGGTGCTGCTGGACGCGACTCCGGCGAACCCGCGGCCGGAGAAGCTCGGCCCGCCCAACTTCCCCAGCCTGCGCGGCTTCGAGGTGATCGACGCCGCCAAGGCGGTCCTCGAGAGGGTCTGCCCTAGAGTCGTCTCCTGCGCCGACATCATCGCCTTCGCCGCACGCGACGCCGCCTTCTTCCTCAGCAGCAGCCTGATCGACTACAAGATGCCGGCGGGGCGGTTCGACGGGCGCGTGTCGCTTGAAACTGAGGCGCTGCAGTTCCTGCCCCCGCCCTTCTTCAACCTCACGCAGCTCGTCGACAGCTTCAAGGCCAAGAACATGGACGAGGACGACCTCGTGGTGCTCTCCGGCGCGCACACCATCGGCGTGTCGCACTGCTCCTCCTTCACCGACCGCCTGCCACCGAACCCCTCCGACATGAACCCGGGCCTCACCAGGCTGCTGCGGAGCAAGTGCCCCGTCAGCCCCAACTTCACCAACGACCCCACCGTGGTGCAGGACATCGTCACCCCCAACCGGATGGACAACATGTACTACACCAACCTGCTCAAGCGGAACGTGCTCTTCATCTCCGACGCGGCGTTGCTCACGTCGGGGAAGACGGCGACGAAGGTGATGGAGAACGCGTTCAACCCCGGGAGCTGGGAGAAGAAGTTCGCCAAGGCGATGGTCAAGATGGCTGCCATCGAACTCAAGACCGCTGCCAACGGCGAGATCAGGAGGAACTGTAGGATCGTCAACAAATAG